In the genome of Candidatus Neomarinimicrobiota bacterium, the window TAACGATTTAGTCGAGGCAGGTCAGTGATCTGCCTCGACAATTTTCACTCCATTATTCTACATAAAATTCAATTATTTAGGTCCGCTCTTCGGGGTTGTGTTGGCCTATGCCGTCAGCTATATTGCGCCGCTTTGGAAGGGCTAGATAACATATTGTCAATAATTACGGTATTTGAAATATGATCATTGCTATTGATGGTCCTGCCGCTTCCGGGAAAAGCTCAACTGCTCATGGAGTAGCTGAACGTCTGGGATTTCGGCACATCGATACAGGTGCCATGTACCGGGCGATCACTCTAAAGATAATCAATGAAAAAGGTGATCTCGCTCAAACTGATAAGCTGCAAGATATATTGGACACACTAGATCTTAGAGTCGAATTTACAGGCAATTCGCAGGATCTTTTCCTTGATGGAGAATTGCTGGGAGATCAGATTCGTTCCCCTGAAGTTACCGAGTTGGTGGCAGATGTCAGCGCGCTGGCGTGTGTCAGGCAACGTTTGTTGGGACTTCAGCATGATGTGGCAGAAGCTCACGATGTTGTTCTTGAAGGTCGTGATATTGGGACAGTGGTTTTTCCTGATGCCGAGATCAAGATTTATATGATTGCCGATATCATGGTTCGCGCCCAACGTCGGCAGAAGGACTTTCATCAGCAGGGAGTTGAAAAATCACTTGAGGAGCTTAGCGCAGAAATTCTGGCCAGAGATGAGCACAATGCCCAACGTGAACTCGCTCCCATGAAAGCGGCTGAAGATGCAATTACACTCGATACCACCGAATTAAGTATCGAAGATCAAATAGAATTTATTGTCTCCAAGGTGGAGACAGCGAAGTCAAACGGAGGAAACTTAATGACCAAGAAACAAGACATGGATGCTAAAGTCGAAGCAAGTGAAGAAACACCTGTTGAAACGACTGGTGAAGCGATTGAGGTATCTGCTGAATCCCAAGACGCCGTCGAGATGACGCCCGCCGAGGAAACGATAGACACTGCTAGTGAAGCCCCTGCTGAAGCAGCAAAGGTTGAAGAAGCAGTAGGTGAAGCGCCTGGAATTGAAGCCCCTGCTGAAGAAACAAAGGTTGAAGAAGCAGTAGGTGAAGAGCCTGTAGTTGAAGCCCTCGCTGAAGCAGCAAAGGTTGAAGAAGCAGTAGGTGAAGAGCCTGTAGTTGAAGCTCCTGCTGAAGAAACAAAGGTTGAAGAAACAGTAGGTGAAGAGCCTGTAGTTGAAGCCCCTGCTGAAGCAGCAAAGCTTGAAGAAACAGTTGCAGAAGAACCTGTCGCTGAAACTCCTGTCGAAGACGAAAAATCTGCCCCTGAAGCTAAGGACATGTCCCAGGGTAAACGGGCATTGATGAACGATCTTTTTGCCAGTATTAAAGTCTTGAAGAAAGATGAATTACCGGAAGAGCAGGAAGTCTTAAGCAAAGAATCGGTTGCCTACCAGGATCTTCTGGATCACGCAGTTATCGATCTGGATCAGCAGTCATTGGTTCAGGGTCGTATCATATCTGTAGGTGATCGCGAGATCATGGTTGACTTTGGATTCAAATCCGAAGGAGTTGTGGCTCGTCATGAATTTGATGAGGATGAAATACCACAAGTTGGTGATTCAATAGAGCTATTCCTGGAACGCATCGAGGACAAGGTTGGGCAGGCTGTTTTGTCCAAACGTAAAGCTGAATTCATGCGCGTTTGGGATAATGTTAAACAAAAATATGCCGATGGTGAAACTGTTGAGGGAACTATCTCTCGCCGGATCAAAGGTGGCATGGTTGTCAATATCCTGGGAGTTGATGCCTTCTTGCCTGGTTCTCAGCTGGACGTGCGACCCATCAGGGATTTTGACGCGTATGTTGGAAAATCTTTCGAATTCAAGATCGTTAAGGTCAATGAGTTTCGTAAAAATATAGTTGTCTCCCGTAAAGAATTGCTCGAAGAGAGTCTCAAAGAACAGCGTAGTAAGTTGCTTGAAGAGATTGAGGTCGGACAAATTCTAGAAGGCCGGATCAAGAATATCACAGATTTTGGTGTTTTTGTGGATCTGGGTGGCATCGATGGTCTGCTACATATTACTGACCTCTCATGGGGTCGCGTAAATCATCCTTCTGAAGTAGTTGGACTGGATGAAGATATTATAGTAAAAGTCATTGATTATGATACAGCCAAACAACGGGTTTCTCTGGGTTTAAAACAGCTGAAACCGCATCCATGGGAAAGTGTTGTTGAGAAGTACCCAGAAGGGACTGTTGTAAAAGGCAAGGTAGTCAGTCTGGCTAACTACGGTGCTTTTATTGAACTCACTGCTGGTGTAGAGGGTCTCGTTCATATCTCAGAGATATCCTGGACTCAACACATCAAACATCCTTCTGATGTCTTTACCGTTGGTGATGAGATCGATGCTGCTGTTCTGTCTGTTGACGCTGAAAACCATAAGATCTCTCTTGGTGTTAAGCAATTGCAGCCCGATCCCTGGACCACAATAGAAGAAAAATACCTGGTTGGATCCGTCCACGAAGGGACTGTTCGCAACCTGGCTCAGTTTGGTGCATTTATCGAACTTGAAGAAGGCATTGATGGTCTTGTGCATATCTCAGATCTGTCCTGGACCAGCAAGGTTCGTCATCCAAAAGAGATCGTTAATCGTGGTGATAAGATCGATGTTAAGATTCTTGATATTTCTCAGAGTGAACGGAAAATATCGCTTGGGATCAAGCAAGCCCAAGAAAACCCCTGGCCTGAGCTGAAAAACCGCTTTGCCATTAACTCGGTTCAAAAAGGTACGGTCATCAAATTGCTTGAAAAGGGTGTCATCCTTGGTTTTGCTGATACTGATGTAGAAGGAATTATTCTACTTGGTAGTTTCCGCAAAAATGAACGCAAGGATATCCTGGATAAGTTCGAAGTTGATGCTGAAGTTGAAGTAAAGGTCGTTGAAGTTGATGCAACTGAGAAAAAAGTTGTGGTCAGCCATGAAGCGGCTATCAAGGATAAAGAACGGGCAGAGATTGATGAGTTCATCCGCGGTCAGGATGATGTTAGCGATAAGCTCCAGATCCCGGACTCTATCGTCAACCAGATCCGCGAGGCAGAGGAAGCAGCTGAAGTAAAGACTGTAAAAAAACCTGCCAAGAAAGCGGCTGCTCCTAAAAAGAAAAAACCGGCAGCGGCAAAAGCAGCACCCAAGTCTAAAAAGGATGCTGAAAGTGAAGAAGCTCCTGAAGCCGAGGCAGTTGCAGAAGTTAAAGAAGCTCCTGAAGCCGAAGCAGTTGCTGAAGGTAAAGAAACCCCTGAAGCCG includes:
- the cmk gene encoding (d)CMP kinase codes for the protein MIIAIDGPAASGKSSTAHGVAERLGFRHIDTGAMYRAITLKIINEKGDLAQTDKLQDILDTLDLRVEFTGNSQDLFLDGELLGDQIRSPEVTELVADVSALACVRQRLLGLQHDVAEAHDVVLEGRDIGTVVFPDAEIKIYMIADIMVRAQRRQKDFHQQGVEKSLEELSAEILARDEHNAQRELAPMKAAEDAITLDTTELSIEDQIEFIVSKVETAKSNGGNLMTKKQDMDAKVEASEETPVETTGEAIEVSAESQDAVEMTPAEETIDTASEAPAEAAKVEEAVGEAPGIEAPAEETKVEEAVGEEPVVEALAEAAKVEEAVGEEPVVEAPAEETKVEETVGEEPVVEAPAEAAKLEETVAEEPVAETPVEDEKSAPEAKDMSQGKRALMNDLFASIKVLKKDELPEEQEVLSKESVAYQDLLDHAVIDLDQQSLVQGRIISVGDREIMVDFGFKSEGVVARHEFDEDEIPQVGDSIELFLERIEDKVGQAVLSKRKAEFMRVWDNVKQKYADGETVEGTISRRIKGGMVVNILGVDAFLPGSQLDVRPIRDFDAYVGKSFEFKIVKVNEFRKNIVVSRKELLEESLKEQRSKLLEEIEVGQILEGRIKNITDFGVFVDLGGIDGLLHITDLSWGRVNHPSEVVGLDEDIIVKVIDYDTAKQRVSLGLKQLKPHPWESVVEKYPEGTVVKGKVVSLANYGAFIELTAGVEGLVHISEISWTQHIKHPSDVFTVGDEIDAAVLSVDAENHKISLGVKQLQPDPWTTIEEKYLVGSVHEGTVRNLAQFGAFIELEEGIDGLVHISDLSWTSKVRHPKEIVNRGDKIDVKILDISQSERKISLGIKQAQENPWPELKNRFAINSVQKGTVIKLLEKGVILGFADTDVEGIILLGSFRKNERKDILDKFEVDAEVEVKVVEVDATEKKVVVSHEAAIKDKERAEIDEFIRGQDDVSDKLQIPDSIVNQIREAEEAAEVKTVKKPAKKAAAPKKKKPAAAKAAPKSKKDAESEEAPEAEAVAEVKEAPEAEAVAEGKETPEAEAPVEVEEAPEAAGEEEEQK